In a single window of the Coffea eugenioides isolate CCC68of chromosome 3, Ceug_1.0, whole genome shotgun sequence genome:
- the LOC113765964 gene encoding F-box/kelch-repeat protein At3g23880-like produces the protein MHDLPLELHEQILLRLDVKALLRFKCVCSCWNDLISSSRFAERQLELSIADHEEKHHRILQTFPLATVEFNECGGHRISKRIPLPPQFSSHYLRILGSCDGLICLLNFSAPSLFFNSKDILIWNPSTKELLTIPSPFGLVDPEFCWFGRDSNIIGAYKLVIGLRTQIYSSEDLPIIRILYSCGGGIYKWRGIETKFGSEIRSFSDSRGTHLNEIVHWPSSSSWFSHVVVTFDLSQEKFGTIPVPNMLHRNNGFTIGVFEKCLCAIFNFSPHKRYWWDRFEVWMMKEYGVKESWTMSMTLEGLEAFSIRPLAFLKNGELIADVDDNTHVKTYVRYSFKEKAAEVLKKHNGENSDAITYVESLISPKAQVICGELGFT, from the coding sequence atgcatgatctTCCGCTAGAGCTACACGAGCAAATTCTCCTCAGGCTTGACGTGAAAGCTCTCTTGAGATTCAAGTGCGTCTGCAGTTGCTGGAATGATCTAATCTCCAGTTCTCGTTTTGCGGAGCGACAACTAGAGCTATCAATAGCCGACCACGAGGAAAAGCATCATCGGATTCTGCAAACGTTTCCGCTGGCCACCGTCGAATTTAATGAATGTGGTGGCCATAGAATAAGTAAACGGATTCCTCTTCCTCCTCAATTTTCATCCCATTACTTAAGGATCTTGGGTTCTTGCGATGGCTTAATATGCTTACTGAATTTTTCTGCACCCTCacttttttttaatagcaaGGATATATTGATATGGAATCCTTCTACGAAAGAATTATTGACTATACCTAGCccttttggccttgttgatcctgAATTCTGTTGGTTCGGCCGCGATAGCAATATTATTGGTGCCTACAAACTTGTTATAGGCCTTCGTACCCAAATATATTCTTCAGAGGACCTTCCTATAATCCGTATACTGTACTCATGTGGAGGTGGAATTTACAAATGGAGAGGGATTGAAACAAAATTTGGGAGTGAAATAAGATCTTTTTCCGATTCAAGGGGTACCCATCTGAATGAAATTGTTCATTGGCCATCATCTAGTTCCTGGTTTAGTCATGTTGTGGTTACGTTTGATTTGTCACAGGAAAAGTTTGGGACAATACCGGTGCCCAACATGTTACATCGAAATAATGGCTTCACAATCGGGGTTTTTGAGAAATGCCTATGTGCAATTTTTAATTTTAGCCCCCATAAAAGATACTGGTGGGATAGATTTGAGGTATGGATGATGAAAGAATATGGGGTGAAAGAATCTTGGACAATGTCGATGACATTAGAGGGATTGGAAGCTTTTTCAATTAGGCCACTAGCGTTTTTGAAGAATGGAGAACTAATCGCGGATGTTGATGACAATACACACGTCAAAACATATGTAAGGTATAGTTTTAAAGAGAAGGCTGCTGAAGTTCTTAAAAAACACAATGGCGAAAACTCAGATGCAATCACATATGTGGAGAGCTTGATTTCACCTAAAGCACAAGTCATATGCGGAGAGCTTGGTTTCACCTAA